The genomic segment AGGTCCGGCCTGAACCGCTACGAGACCGACATCCGCATCCATCTCAAGCCCCGCATCGGCGGCCGTCGGCTCGACCGGCTTCGCGTCAGCCACCTCAGTGAGATGTTCACCGCGATCGTCGACGCCAACGCCGACCTCGTCGAGCAGAACGCCCAGCGCAAGGCCGCCGTCGCCGAGTTGGCGACCGTCCCGTGGAAGGGCGCCGAGCACCGCGCCCGCCGCAAAGCACTGAAAACAGCGATCGACGCGATGCCGCCCATACGGCGCGTCACCGGGCCCTCCACCCGCCAGCACATCAAGGCGACCCTCCGCGCGGCCCTGAACGACGCGATCGGTCAGCAGATCATCACCTTCAACCCGGCCGCCCACGTCGAGATCGACCCCGCACGCAAGCCCAAGGCTCTCGTCTGGACGGACGAGCGGGTCGCCAAGTGGCAGCAGACCGGCGAGAAGCCGTCACCGGTCATGGTCTGGACGCCCGAACAGACCGGCGCCTTCCTCGACTTCGTCGCCACCGACCGCCTGTACGCCATGTGGCACCTCATCGCCTTCCGCGGCCTGCGTCGGGGCGAAGCGTGCGGACAGCCCTGGTCGGAGACCAACCTCGCCACCCACTCCCTCACCGTCTCCGCCCAGCTCGTCCAGGACGGATGGGACGTCGAGACGTCCGAGCCCAAGACCGACAGCGGCTACCGCGTCGTCGCGCTCGACGACGACACCGTCGAGGTCCTGGAACACCACCGCAAACAGCAGAACGCGGACCGCGCGGAGTGGGCGACAGCCTGGGTCGACACCGGCCTCGTCTTCACCCAGGCCGACGGCTCCTGGCTCCACCCCGGCAAGGTCACTGACCTCTTCGAACGACTCGTCGCCGCCTCCGGCTTCCCTCCGATCCGCCTACACGACCTCCGGCACGGAGCTGCCACACTCATGCTCGCCGCCGGCATCGACGTCAAGATCGTCTCCGACACCCTCGGCCACAGCGATACCCGGATCACGCGGGACATCTACCCGAACCCTCAGGAATTGCATCAGGCGGGCGAGAAACCGCAGGTCGCGAGGTCAGGGCAGGTCCAAAGGAGGACTCTGTCCTCCTGCAACTTGGCGGCCTGAGCTGGGAGTTTGGTAATCGGATCCCATCTGATGCAGGATTTGCCCTCTGAAGGGGAGGGTGAAAGTGGGTCTACAGCGACGCGCCGAGCTGGCGGGGGCAGCTCACCTGGAGCTGGTGTCCGGGGTTGTCCAGCTGCGTCCGCAGGACGCGATGGTCGAAGCCATGGTGCGGGGCTGGCGGGCCCAACAAGCCGCTCGCGGGCTCCGGGAGGACACGGTCACCGCTCGGGAACGGCTCGTACGGCGGTTTCTGGAGCACACGAACGAATACCCGTGGGCCTGGACGCCCGGCCACGTGGACGAGTGGTCACTGTGGCTGACCAGCGAGAAGCACCTCGCGCCGTCCACGATCCGCAGTTATCAGGGCAGCCTGCGCCTGTTCAGCGAGTTCTTGATCGACGGCCGCTACGGCTGGTCGGTGGCCTGCGAGGACGCTTTCGGCACTCACCCCGTGGCCATCTGCCACGAGTGGAACACCATCGCCCACCTCAACGACTACGAGGGGCGCCCCGAGGCGAGGCCGTTCACCCGCGAGGAGATCCAACGCTTCCTCGACTACGCCGACGACCAGGTCGATCGAGCGGTACGGGCCAAGCGCAAGGGAGCCCTCGCCGCCTACCGCGATGCCACCCTCTTCAAGGTCATCTATGGGTGGGGTCTGCGCCGGACGGAGACATCGAAGCTGGATGTGGTCGACTTCGGGCGGAACGCGAAGGCACCGCAGTTCGGCCGGTACGGCACCCTCAACGTCCGCTACGGCAAGGCGAAGAAGGGGCAGCCGCCGCGCCGTCGGAACGTGCTGTCGGTGATGGACTGGGCGGTGGACGCGGTCGCCGATTACGTGGAGAACGTACGGCCGCGGTTCGGCTGCGAGGATCACCCCGCCTTGTGGGTGACCGAGCGGGGCGGCCGGGTCAAGCCGGCCGAGATCAACGCCCGGTTCGTCGCCTACCGCGACGCGCTGAAGCTCCCGAAGGCGCTGACGGTCCACTCCGCTCGCCACTCCTACGTCACCCACCTCACAGAGGACGGGGTTGACCGCCGGTTTCTCCAGCAGCAAGTCGGTCACGAGAATGACAGCTCCACCGCTATCTACACCCACGTCAGCGACGACTTCATGAACACCATGCTCCACAGGGCACTTGCGCCCGCGCTCGCCTCGTTCCCCGCAAACAAGGACCGCTGATGGCCGCGAAGCTCGACTACCACTGGCACTTGCGCAAGGTCATGGCCGACCGAGGGCTCTTCTCCACCACCGACCTCATCCCGCTGCTGGACAAGCGGGGCATCACCCTTTCGTCCAGCCAGGTCTACCGGCTCGTCGTCGAGCGCCCCGAGCGGCTCAGCCTGAAGATCCTCATGGCCCTGCTCGACATCCTCGACTGCACCATGGACGACCTCATCGAGCCGACCGCCGCGGCGGGTGCCGAAACCACTACCCGCACAAAGAAGGCTGTCGGTGCCGAGGCAGGTGTCGGTGACCTGCGACCCAAGCGAGCCCGCATCCGCGGTTTCGAGCGGCCGTGACCGCACCGGGCACCCCGAGCGGGCCGTCTGCGACCCGATCGGGCTCATCGCGGACCTGGTCGCAGCCATCGAGCATCAGCTGGAACCGGACCGGATCCGTGCCGTGGTCGCCGGCGTCGCGGGCGGACGCTCGAAGTCACGCCTCCTCGCGGCACATCTCACTGAGCATCCTCGCGTGCTGAACGACGGTCGCTCGCCGGCGCCCAAGGCCGTCGGCGACCTGCTCATCGCCCTGCGTGAGGCCGGGGCCCAGACGGTCTCGCCGCCGCGTTGCGCCGAATGCGGCACGCAGATACGAACGCTCCAGCGCCGCGGCCAGGACTGGTACTGCTGGACCTGCGGACAGCCACAGCCCGAGCCGTGTGCTGCCTGCGGAAACACCCGCCGGGTCACTTCACGCGACCGGACCGGGCAGCCACGATGCGCCAAGTGCCCGGACGACGACGGACGCGACCCCATCGCAGTGATCGGCGCCCTGATCGCTGAACTGGATCCGCAGGCCGAACGGGAGACGGTCTCCGACGCGGTCCGTCGATCGGCGCCTCGCCCTTCCTACCAGCGGAAAATTGCCTGGGCCCTGGAAGCCCACCCCGCTCTGCTGACCGGCGACGGTCACCTCGCACCCCACCGCGCGATCCTCAAGCTGATCGACCTGCTGCACGAGGCCGGCATCGCCGGGATCGTCCGGCCGTCCTGCCCCGGCTGCCACAGAGTCGTACGCATCGACAAGCCTCTGGACGGAAAGCGGGTCTGCCGCATGTGCATCTCCCACTCCCGCATCGAGGAGTGCTCGGGATGCGGAGCCCGCCGAGAGCCCGCCACCCGCGACGACCAAGGCCGGCCAGTGTGTCCGAACTGCCTGGTCAGCGCCCCGGCGAACCTGGAGACCTGCATCAACTGCGGCCGACGAAGGGTCGTGAACACCCGCACACCGGACGGCCCGCTCTGCCAAAGCTGCCCCTCCCTGCCCACCGCGACTTGCAGTATCTGCGACGCGGAGAAACCCTGCGGCACCTCCCGCACTACGGGTCGGCCATGGTGCCTGGACTGCCAGCGTCACTCCGCGCCGTGCTCAGCCTGCGACAGCGTCGCGGCGGTCGTCTCCGGCACTCTCGACCAGCCCCTTTGCGCGGACTGCACCGTCTCTGAGGTCTGGCACACCTGCCCTACCTGCAGCGATCCCGACTACCCGCACCCCGGCCAGTGCGCTCGTTGTCTCATCAACCGACGCCTCAACGAGCTCCTGGGCCCTCCGTCCGATGCCCTCCACCCCGGTCTCCAAGCCCTGCGGAACAACATCGCCACCACCGAGCACCCACTCACCGCCAATCGGTGGCTGAACAAGCCGTCCGTGTCTCCGGTCCTGGCCGACCTCGCGGCCGGCAGACGAGCCCTGACTCACGAGGCCCTCGACGAGCTGCCCGACAGCCCGCCCCTCGCCCACCTCCGCCAAGTCCTCGTCGGCGTCGGTGCCCTGCCCGAGCGGGACGAGTACATGGTCCGCCTCGAACGTTTCCTCACCGGCCTTCTCGCAGCACAGCAAGACCCCGAACAGCGCAAAGTCCTTCACCAGTACGCGATATGGCACCTGGTCCGTCGACTACGCCGACGCAGCAACGGCCGCCCCCTGACCCCGCAGCAGTTCGCATCAACGCGTCAACGCACCCACGCGGCCGTCGCCTTCCTTACCTGGCTTCAGGCTCACGACCTCGCCCTGGATACCTGCCGACAGGCCGACCTCGACGAGTGGCTTACCGACGACTCCGCGACCTACCGCCACACAGCCGGGCACTTCGTCCGCTGGGCTCGCACCAACAAGCTCACCACCGTCCACGTCCCCGCAATCCGCTGGAACGGCCCCACCCAGCCACTCGATGACGAGCACCGGTGGAACGTCGCACGCCGACTCCTGCACGACGACACCCTCAAGCCCGAAGACCGCCTCGCAGGACTGCTTCTCCTCCTCTACGCACAAGGGCCATCGGCGATCCACCGACTGACCATCGAGGACGTCGAGGTCGGCGCTCAGGCAGTACGTCTCCACCTCGGCGATGCACCCGTCCAACTGCCCGAGCCCGTCGCCGCACTGGCCCGCACTGTCGCCGCGAACCGCAAGGGTCACGCGACCATCGGCGCCCTGGCTCCCTCACCCTGGCTCTTCCCCGGTGGCCAGCCCGGACGCCCGATCAGCACCACACAGCTGACCCAGCGGCTGACCCAGCTCGGGATCCGGCCCAATCAGGCCCGCAGCACCGCACTCTTCCAGCTCGCCACCGAGATCCCCGCCGCGATCCTCGCCCGCACCCTGGGCATCCACACCGACGTCGCCGTCGCCTGGCAACGGCTCTCCGCGGGCGACTGGGCCACCTACGCAGCCGAGGTCGCCCGCCGCGCTTCACCGCAACAACAGCCGGTCCACGAACAAGGAACAAAATCATGAGATTCGACAACCACCGCGTCGTCATCACTGCTGCCGGGCGCGACTTCGGGCGAACTCTGGCCATCCGGCTCGCAGACCTTGGCGCCGAGGTCTTCCTGTCCGCACGCAGCCTCGCTGCCGCTGAGGGTGTCCGCGACGAGATCCGAGACCGAGGCCACCAGCGGGTCCACGCCTACGCCTGCAACCTGACGGATCCCGCCTCAATCCGCGACTTCGCTTCCAGCGTCACCCAGCACACCGACCGCGTCGACATCCTGATCAACAACGGCTCGCGCTACCTCGAAGGGCCGGATCTCCAGGCAGCATCCGACGCCGATATCGTCGACACCATCGCATCCGGCGCCACGGGCACGGTCCTGACCGTGAAGAACTTCCTCCCGCTCCTGCTCAACTCGGACAAGCCGGACGTCGTGACGATGGTCTCCGCCTGCGGAACGGCCGGACATCACCGCTCGGACGCACACGACGCCTTCTATGCAGCCAAGAGCGCACAGGCCGGGTTCACCGAGATCCTCTCCAAGCGCCTACGGCCCCAAGGTGTCCGGGTGATATCGCTCTACCCGCCCGACTTCGACAACGCCGACCCGCTCTCCGAGGAGTGGGAGACCACCCCGCGCGAGGCCAAGGATCCCCTCACCGGTCAGTCGCTCGTGGACTGCATCCTCTTCGCAGTCGCCCAGCCCCGCGACTGCTTCATCAAGGCGTTCCATTTCGAACAGGTCTGAGCGCTCGCATACTCAAGGCTGACGTCGGCTCCCAGGCCGCACACCGGGGGCTCCGGATCAGAGGCATTCGGATAGTTCCAATACCCGACGTCACCATTAAGCGTCCTGCCCCGCGTCGGGAAGAGCGCCGCAGAGGCCACCGCCAAGCTGGTCCCCCTCCAGCGCAAGGCCGAGGCCGAGCAGGCTGCCCGCAAGGCCGCGAAGGCCGCCAAGAAGGCGAGGGCCAAGGCGAAGACGAGCGCGAACGCCCAGGCCAAGAGCAAGAAGAAGAGGACCAAGACCAGGCGGCCCGAGAAGTAGTCCCCGGAGCCCCTCCGCTCACGCACCGCTCACGCAAGCACTTCCACGGCGCCCATGTCGTGCGACCCGTCACGCCCCGAACATGAAAAACCCCAGGTCACGGGCTATGTGACCTGGGGTTTTCGGAGCCCCCTATCGGATTCGAACCGATGACCTACGCATTACAAGTGCGTTGCTCTGGCCAGCTGAGCTAAGGAGGCAGACCGGTAGCAGTGTAACCAACGCGGCCCGCCCCACCTGCCGGATTTTCGGGTGCCGTGGACTACTGACAGAACGGGCGGGGCCAGGTACCGTCACGGCAGGTTCACTCAAGTGGACCAGACCACTCCCTTACTCGGATCGTCCGGCACGTTCCTGCCGGTGGAGGAGAAGAACCGTCATGGCCAGTGTCACGTTCGACAAGGCGAGCCGTATCTACCCGGGTTCCACCAAGCCCGCGGTGGACGAGCTGGAGATCAGCATCGAGGACGGCGAGTTCCTCGTCCTCGTCGGTCCCTCCGGTTGCGGCAAGTCGACCTCCCTGCGCATGCTCGCGGGTCTTGAGGACGTCAACGCCGGTGCGATCCGCATCGGTGACCGCGACGTCACGCACCTGCCGCCGAAGGACCGGGACATCGCCATGGTGTTCCAGAACTACGCGCTGTACCCGCACATGACCGTCGCCGACAACATGGGCTTCGCGCTCAAGATCGCCGGCGTCAACAAGACCGACATCCGGGCGAAGGTCGAAGAGGCCGCCAAGATGCTCGACCTCAGCGACTACCTGGACCGTAAGCCGAAGGCGCTCTCCGGTGGTCAGCGTCAGCGCGTCGCGATGGGCCGCGCCATCGTGCGTGAGCCGCAGGTCTTCCTCATGGACGAGCCGCTGTCGAACCTCGACGCCAAGCTCCGTGTCTCGACCCGTACGCAGATCGCGTCCCTCCAGCGCCGCCTCGGCATCACCACCGTGTACGTCACGCACGACCAGGTGGAAGCCCTCACCATGGGCGACCGTGTCGCGGTCCTCAAGGACGGTCTGCTCCAGCAGGTCGACTCGCCGCGCAACATGTACGACCGCCCCGCGAACCTCTTCGTCGCCGGCTTCATCGGCTCCCCCGCCATGAACCTCGTCGCCGTGCCGATCACCGACGGCGGCGTGAAGTTCGGCAACAGCGTCGTCCCGGTCTCCCGCCAGGCGCTCACCGCCGCCGCGGACCGCGGTGACACCACGGTCACCGTCGGCATCCGCCCGGAGCACTTCGACATCGTCGAGCACGGCGGCGCCGTCGCGAAGTCGCTCTCGAAGGAGTCCGCCGACGCCCCCGCCGGTCTCGCCGTCTCGGTCAACGTCGTGGAGGAGCTGGGCGCCGACGGCTACGTCTACGGCTCCGCCCGCGTCGGTGACGAGGACAAGGAACTGGTCGTCCGCGTCGGCGGCCGCGCCGTGCCGGAGAAGGGCACCACGCTGCACGTCCTCCCGCGCCCGGAGGAGCTGCACGTCTTCGCGACCTCGACCGGCGAGCGCCTCACCGCCTGATCGATCCCCTGACTGAACGGCCCCGCACTGACGAGTGCGGGGCCGTTCGCCATACCGGGGCCGGTTCTCGGTTCGCGATGGTTCGTGACAGATCGTGACGGTCCGCGGCGGGTCCCGGGAGGGTTCCCGGGGTTCTCGATCGGAGCCCGGGACCCAAGGGTCCGACGGCCCTCCGGCCACCCACCGCCCGTCCCCGTACCGCCCTCCCCCACATCCGGCAGCACGGCAGCAGCCGACACCCACACACCAGCACATTGAGCCTCATACCAGGCATTTCATACGCACTCGTCAACCCATATTCGAAAAGTCCCCTCGAACCATCCCCCTACCGAGTGACGTAATGTCGCCCTTTCCTCACTGCCCGCTACGCTCGCCTGCGTGACCCACACCGCGCGCCGCATCGGCCGATCCCTCGCCTTCGTACTGCCTGTCGTCATGGTGCTGTCCGGGACCCTCGCGGTCACCCGTGTGCCGTGGGCAGCGCACGACTCCGACTCCCAGTTCCTCACCGCGTCCGCGTCCACCTCGACGGCCGTCTCCGAGACCACCGCACCGCCGACCCCGCAGGACGTCCTGCGCGACCGGCTGCTCGTGGAGCTCCGGGAGAAGGACCCGGGCGCCGCCCTGACCCACCTCCAGCGCTCCGTCGAGGAGCGTCCCTCGCTCGCCCGGCACTGCATGGCGATCGCGAAGGCCCTGGGCAAGGCCGCTGTGGAGCAGTACGGTCCGACGCGCGCCCACCGCTTCTCCCGCCCGGTGTGCGACACGTCGTTCGCCTCGGGTGTCGCGCAGTTCGCCTGACCGGCCCCCCGTATGCCCGGCGGCGCCGCATATCGTGCGTGCCATGCATACGTATCCGACGCAGGCCGTCGTCCTGGCCGGTGGCCAGGGTTCTCGCCTGCGCCCGTACACCGATGACCGTCCCAAGCCGATGGTCGAGATCCCGGGCACCGGGACCCCGATCATCGGCCATCAGCTTTCCTGGCTGGCCGCCGAGGGCGTCACCGACGCCGTGGTCTCGT from the Streptomyces sp. AM 4-1-1 genome contains:
- a CDS encoding site-specific integrase, producing the protein MKGSTYRRCSCRDSKTGKELGTACPRRNSRNHCTYSIRQELPSREDGTRRSFARGGYASLKAAQADLDHVRALLGLAQADDPEGTELIAAMLAEVSSEKAPLPDVEETRRRLNSGQDLIGSLTVAEWLDRWLAGKRIRRSGLNRYETDIRIHLKPRIGGRRLDRLRVSHLSEMFTAIVDANADLVEQNAQRKAAVAELATVPWKGAEHRARRKALKTAIDAMPPIRRVTGPSTRQHIKATLRAALNDAIGQQIITFNPAAHVEIDPARKPKALVWTDERVAKWQQTGEKPSPVMVWTPEQTGAFLDFVATDRLYAMWHLIAFRGLRRGEACGQPWSETNLATHSLTVSAQLVQDGWDVETSEPKTDSGYRVVALDDDTVEVLEHHRKQQNADRAEWATAWVDTGLVFTQADGSWLHPGKVTDLFERLVAASGFPPIRLHDLRHGAATLMLAAGIDVKIVSDTLGHSDTRITRDIYPNPQELHQAGEKPQVARSGQVQRRTLSSCNLAA
- a CDS encoding tyrosine-type recombinase/integrase; the encoded protein is MGLQRRAELAGAAHLELVSGVVQLRPQDAMVEAMVRGWRAQQAARGLREDTVTARERLVRRFLEHTNEYPWAWTPGHVDEWSLWLTSEKHLAPSTIRSYQGSLRLFSEFLIDGRYGWSVACEDAFGTHPVAICHEWNTIAHLNDYEGRPEARPFTREEIQRFLDYADDQVDRAVRAKRKGALAAYRDATLFKVIYGWGLRRTETSKLDVVDFGRNAKAPQFGRYGTLNVRYGKAKKGQPPRRRNVLSVMDWAVDAVADYVENVRPRFGCEDHPALWVTERGGRVKPAEINARFVAYRDALKLPKALTVHSARHSYVTHLTEDGVDRRFLQQQVGHENDSSTAIYTHVSDDFMNTMLHRALAPALASFPANKDR
- a CDS encoding helix-turn-helix transcriptional regulator: MAAKLDYHWHLRKVMADRGLFSTTDLIPLLDKRGITLSSSQVYRLVVERPERLSLKILMALLDILDCTMDDLIEPTAAAGAETTTRTKKAVGAEAGVGDLRPKRARIRGFERP
- a CDS encoding site-specific integrase, giving the protein MTCDPSEPASAVSSGRDRTGHPERAVCDPIGLIADLVAAIEHQLEPDRIRAVVAGVAGGRSKSRLLAAHLTEHPRVLNDGRSPAPKAVGDLLIALREAGAQTVSPPRCAECGTQIRTLQRRGQDWYCWTCGQPQPEPCAACGNTRRVTSRDRTGQPRCAKCPDDDGRDPIAVIGALIAELDPQAERETVSDAVRRSAPRPSYQRKIAWALEAHPALLTGDGHLAPHRAILKLIDLLHEAGIAGIVRPSCPGCHRVVRIDKPLDGKRVCRMCISHSRIEECSGCGARREPATRDDQGRPVCPNCLVSAPANLETCINCGRRRVVNTRTPDGPLCQSCPSLPTATCSICDAEKPCGTSRTTGRPWCLDCQRHSAPCSACDSVAAVVSGTLDQPLCADCTVSEVWHTCPTCSDPDYPHPGQCARCLINRRLNELLGPPSDALHPGLQALRNNIATTEHPLTANRWLNKPSVSPVLADLAAGRRALTHEALDELPDSPPLAHLRQVLVGVGALPERDEYMVRLERFLTGLLAAQQDPEQRKVLHQYAIWHLVRRLRRRSNGRPLTPQQFASTRQRTHAAVAFLTWLQAHDLALDTCRQADLDEWLTDDSATYRHTAGHFVRWARTNKLTTVHVPAIRWNGPTQPLDDEHRWNVARRLLHDDTLKPEDRLAGLLLLLYAQGPSAIHRLTIEDVEVGAQAVRLHLGDAPVQLPEPVAALARTVAANRKGHATIGALAPSPWLFPGGQPGRPISTTQLTQRLTQLGIRPNQARSTALFQLATEIPAAILARTLGIHTDVAVAWQRLSAGDWATYAAEVARRASPQQQPVHEQGTKS
- a CDS encoding SDR family oxidoreductase; translation: MRFDNHRVVITAAGRDFGRTLAIRLADLGAEVFLSARSLAAAEGVRDEIRDRGHQRVHAYACNLTDPASIRDFASSVTQHTDRVDILINNGSRYLEGPDLQAASDADIVDTIASGATGTVLTVKNFLPLLLNSDKPDVVTMVSACGTAGHHRSDAHDAFYAAKSAQAGFTEILSKRLRPQGVRVISLYPPDFDNADPLSEEWETTPREAKDPLTGQSLVDCILFAVAQPRDCFIKAFHFEQV
- the ugpC gene encoding sn-glycerol-3-phosphate ABC transporter ATP-binding protein UgpC, giving the protein MASVTFDKASRIYPGSTKPAVDELEISIEDGEFLVLVGPSGCGKSTSLRMLAGLEDVNAGAIRIGDRDVTHLPPKDRDIAMVFQNYALYPHMTVADNMGFALKIAGVNKTDIRAKVEEAAKMLDLSDYLDRKPKALSGGQRQRVAMGRAIVREPQVFLMDEPLSNLDAKLRVSTRTQIASLQRRLGITTVYVTHDQVEALTMGDRVAVLKDGLLQQVDSPRNMYDRPANLFVAGFIGSPAMNLVAVPITDGGVKFGNSVVPVSRQALTAAADRGDTTVTVGIRPEHFDIVEHGGAVAKSLSKESADAPAGLAVSVNVVEELGADGYVYGSARVGDEDKELVVRVGGRAVPEKGTTLHVLPRPEELHVFATSTGERLTA